Proteins encoded together in one Musa acuminata AAA Group cultivar baxijiao chromosome BXJ3-6, Cavendish_Baxijiao_AAA, whole genome shotgun sequence window:
- the LOC103987321 gene encoding protein LIGHT-DEPENDENT SHORT HYPOCOTYLS 5-like has product MEPETQSVSGGGGDVPTPPPPCQPQQQQQQKPSRYESQKRRDWNAFLQYLANHKPPLTLARCGGVHVVEFLKYLDQFGKTKVHTHGCNYFGHPRPPGPCECPTKQAWGSLDALIGRLRAAYDENGGGRPESNPFGARAVKAHLREVRESQAKARGVAYEKKKRKQRLPFTVGEGSSRGAEDNITSTAPVTVATKVKPETASASASSSTGRDPDPGSWSAS; this is encoded by the coding sequence ATGGAACCAGAAACCCAATCGGTCTCCGGCGGTGGAGGCGACGTCCCAACTCCACCTCCGCCTTGTCAacctcagcagcagcagcagcagaagccaaGCCGGTACGAGTCGCAGAAGAGGCGGGACTGGAACGCTTTTCTACAATATCTGGCGAACCACAAGCCGCCGCTGACGCTGGCGAGGTGCGGCGGTGTGCACGTGGTGGAGTTCTTGAAGTACCTGGACCAGTTCGGGAAGACGAAGGTGCACACGCATGGGTGCAACTACTTCGGCCACCCGAGGCCGCCGGGGCCATGCGAGTGTCCCACGAAGCAGGCTTGGGGCTCGCTCGACGCCCTCATCGGGCGACTCCGGGCGGCCTACGACGAGAACGGAGGCGGCCGCCCGGAGTCCAATCCCTTCGGTGCCAGGGCTGTCAAAGCTCACCTCCGGGAAGTCAGGGAAAGCCAGGCAAAAGCTCGTGGCGTGGCCTATGAGAAGAAGAAGCGGAAGCAGCGCCTGCCCTTCACCGTAGGGGAAGGGAGCTCGAGAGGTGCAGAGGATAATATCACTAGTACTGCTCCAGTGACGGTGGCAACAAAGGTGAAGCCGGAGACTGCTTCCGCTAGCGCTTCTAGTTCTACTGGAAGGGATCCAGATCCAGGGAGTTGGTCGGCTTCATGA
- the LOC135640574 gene encoding peptide-N4-(N-acetyl-beta-glucosaminyl)asparagine amidase A-like has protein sequence MHLTRLPLFSCIFLLLTSAVKALPLDPTCLPTGFTCSPLPSPSPSPVPPPLSSAPELLPPSLTPSPSLPPLPSPPSTPSPLLPPASPPPPSPALPPSSSLSPSSISPLLPPSDSPASSATPMPPPIPSPSPTPSLPFPPPSPVAPPSPIIPSPTPSLPFPPTLPAVPSSPILSPSPAPSPLSPPSPPPIPTPSPSPFSPPSPTPSPLSPPSPPPIPTPSPSPFSPPSPTPSPLSPPSPPPSSSPFSPPSPTPTPSPFPPPEPSPLAPASPIIPSPPLPPSPWPETMVEYFDPTLPPILPAHDPKCSVPILLRDFANAVGAPPIHANYKPPLNCPAPWSRVILELSGSASDAQKDRIAAVWLGGAEILRTTTPLPMAPGAFWHVHKDITRYTSLLHIANSFSMMLDNSFTTLPGVYTINVTLHFYRGPLCGSVMQSNTETTEAKLNSVLTAYPIIKGIYRDPADLIIPISNGTGGAGFWFRIENETDVHTTAVVIPNNTYRAVLEVYVSHHGGDEYWYANPLRSGDLQLKPDGLESAKPNGGFRQVVATIDGRYVGSALPFPVIYPSSINPFFWAPVTPIGAYDHPSYDLELTPFISLLLDSKPHEFGLTVRDSQPYWLVSANLHLWLDAWSDAVEAGLLRYKAPPLRLSRQADWEANEGKSEIEGQVTIRFSGWVNSYRGNITTSVRHRIKFKSHVEVEENGESKNIEVESRSRTNVRTVKDHKVLQRAAMDMEAPLEMTVITTNGGGRSLFHKTKLVHQLKETRSLIEGKNAAFSTLADRQESEGSVLTEDGAALWGKGDTKSTYKFRDEKSCYMRTVNMIGGKVEEDEETASCVAVAAS, from the coding sequence ATGCATCTCACCCGCCTTCCACTCTTCTCATGTATTTTTCTTCTCCTCACAAGTGCCGTCAAAGCATTGCCTCTGGACCCAACCTGCCTTCCTACGGGTTTCACTTGCTCTCCGCTGCCTTCGCCTTCGCCTTCGCCGGTGCCTCCTCCCTTGTCTTCAGCGCCCGAGTTGTTACCTCCCTCGTTGACGCCATCACCGTCCCTACCACCCTTACCATCACCACCATCGACACCATCACCCTTGTTACCACCAGCTTCGCCACCACCGCCATCACCTGCGTTGCCACCATCGTCATCGTTATCGCCATCATCAATTTCACCATTATTACCACCATCAGATTCACCTGCGTCGTCGGCGACACCAATGCCGCCACCGATTCCATCACCATCACCAACACCGTCACTTCCTTTTCCACCTCCATCGCCGGTGGCACCACCATCGCCAATAATTCCATCGCCAACACCATCACTACCTTTTCCACCCACATTGCCAGCAGTACCGTCGTCCCCAATTCTATCACCATCACCAGCACCCTCACCTCTCTCACCTCCATCACCGCCACCCATACCCACACCCTCACCCTCACCTTTTTCACCTCCATCACCAACACCCTCACCTCTCTCACCTCCATCACCGCCACCCATACCGACACCCTCACCCTCACCTTTTTCACCTCCATCACCAACACCCTCACCTCTCTCACCTCCATCACCACCACCCTCATCCTCACCTTTTTCACCTCCGTCACCAACACCCACACCTTCACCTTTTCCACCTCCAGAACCATCACCGTTGGCACCAGCGTCGCCAATAATTCCGTCGCCACCGCTGCCACCGTCTCCTTGGCCAGAGACAATGGTTGAGTACTTCGACCCCACCCTACCGCCTATCCTCCCCGCTCATGACCCAAAGTGCTCTGTCCCAATCCTCTTGCGGGACTTCGCCAACGCTGTTGGCGCTCCGCCAATCCATGCGAACTACAAGCCGCCGTTGAACTGCCCCGCCCCCTGGTCCCGGGTCATCCTCGAGCTCTCTGGTTCAGCTTCTGACGCTCAAAAGGACCGTATCGCCGCCGTCTGGCTCGGCGGTGCCGAGATCCTCCGGACCACCACTCCGCTCCCTATGGCTCCCGGCGCCTTTTGGCACGTCCATAAGGACATCACCCGCTACACGTCGCTCCTCCACATTGCCAACTCTTTCTCGATGATGCTAGACAACTCCTTTACCACCTTGCCGGGCGTCTACACCATCAACGTTACTCTCCACTTCTACCGCGGCCCCCTTTGCGGCAGCGTAATGCAATCAAACACGGAAACAACAGAGGCGAAGCTAAATTCTGTTCTCACTGCTTATCCAATCATCAAAGGTATCTACCGAGATCCGGCTGATCTCATTATCCCGATATCGAACGGTACCGGTGGCGCTGGCTTCTGGTTTCGGATTGAGAATGAGACTGATGTGCACACAACGGCCGTAGTCATCCCCAACAACACCTACCGCGCGGTGCTGGAGGTCTACGTATCCCACCACGGCGGCGACGAGTACTGGTACGCCAACCCCCTCCGCTCGGGAGACCTCCAGCTGAAGCCCGACGGCCTTGAGTCTGCAAAGCCGAACGGCGGCTTCCGCCAGGTAGTCGCCACCATTGATGGGCGCTACGTCGGCTCCGCGTTGCCGTTTCCTGTCATCTACCCGAGCTCAATCAATCCGTTCTTTTGGGCGCCGGTGACGCCCATCGGCGCCTATGACCACCCGTCCTACGATCTCGAGCTCACTCCGTTCATTAGCCTTCTCCTCGATAGCAAGCCGCACGAGTTCGGGCTCACAGTTCGAGACAGCCAGCCATACTGGCTGGTGTCAGCCAATCTCCACCTATGGCTTGACGCGTGGTCTGACGCCGTTGAGGCAGGTTTGCTCCGCTACAAAGCACCACCACTCCGGTTGAGCCGGCAGGCCGACTGGGAGGCCAATGaaggcaagtcggagatcgagggGCAGGTCACTATACGATTCTCCGGTTGGGTTAACTCATACAGAGGAAATATAACCACCAGCGTCAGGCATAGAATCAAGTTCAAAAGTCACGTTGAGGTGGAGGAGAACGGCGAGTCGAAGAACATCGAGGTGGAGAGCAGGTCGAGGACAAATGTGAGGACCGTCAAGGATCACAAAGTGCTGCAGAGGGCGGCGATGGACATGGAGGCGCCGCTAGAGATGACGGTGATCACCACCAATGGCGGCGGCCGGTCGCTGTTCCACAAGACGAAGCTGGTGCACCAGCTGAAGGAGACGCGGAGCTTGATCGAGGGGAAGAATGCGGCGTTCAGCACGCTCGCCGACCGGCAAGAATCGGAGGGCTCGGTGCTGACGGAGGACGGCGCGGCGCTATGGGGGAAAGGCGACACTAAGTCGACGTACAAATTCCGCGATGAAAAATCGTGTTACATGCGGACGGTAAACATGATCGGAGGGAAGgtcgaggaggacgaggagacgGCCTCATGCGTGGCGGTGGCTGCATCTTGA
- the LOC135641586 gene encoding NADH dehydrogenase [ubiquinone] 1 alpha subcomplex subunit 8-B-like, which yields MSSAVDAAGEPIPTSAVLMAAAKHIAARCRAENVAFIKCKKKDPNPEKCLDKGRQVTSCVLNLLKELHQKCPKEMDAYAGCMYYYTNEFDLCRKEQEAFEKACPVSE from the exons ATGTCGAGCGCCGTCGACGCGGCGGGGGAGCCGATCCCGACTTCGGCGGTCCTCATGGCGGCTGCCAAGCACATCGCGGCGCGGTGCCGAGCCGAGAACGTGGCCTTCATCAAGTGCAAGAAGAAGGACCCTAACCCGGAGAAATGCCTCGATAAGGGCCGCCAGGTCACGAGCTGCGTCCTAAACCT GCTGAAGGAGCTCCACCAGAAGTGCCCAAAAGAGATGGATGCATATGCAGGCTGCATGTATTACTACACTAATGAGTTTGACTTGTGCCGCAAAGAGCAGGAAGCATTTGAGAAGGCATGCCCAGTATCAGAATAG
- the LOC135641585 gene encoding large ribosomal subunit protein uL13w-like has product MVSGSGLCARRVVVDARHHMLGRLASIVAKELLNGQRVVIVRCEEICLSGGLVRQKMKYLRFLRKRMNTKPSHGPIHFRAPAKILWRTIRGMIPHKTKRGAAALARLKAYEGVPPPYDKIKRMVIPDALKVLRLQPGHRYCLLGRLSSEVGWNYYDTVKVLEAKRKERAAVAYERRKQLTKLRLKAEKAAGDKLGSQLDILAPLKY; this is encoded by the exons ATGGTTTCGGGTTCGGGGCTATGCGCGAGGCGGGTGGTGGTGGACGCGCGCCACCACATGCTGGGACGGCTGGCGTCGATCGTGGCCAAGGAGCTCCTCAATGGGCAGCGCGTGGTGATCGTCCGCTGTGAGGAGATCTGCCTTTCCGGGGGGCTCGTCCGTCAAAAGATGAAGTACCTCCGCTTTCTCCGCAAGCGCATGAACACCAAGCCCTCTCATGGCCCCATCCACTTCCGCGCCCCCGCCAAGATCCTCTGGCGCACCATCCGCGG GATGATTCCTCACAAGACGAAGCGTGGGGCCGCTGCGTTGGCAAGGCTCAAGGCATACGAGGGTGTGCCACCTCCGTATGATAAGATCAAGAGGATGGTTATTCCTGACGCCCTCAA GGTATTGAGGCTTCAACCCGGCCATAGATACTGCTTGCTTGGCCGGCTGTCCTCGGAGGTCGGATGGAATTATTATGATACCGTCAAG GTGCTCGAGGCAAAGAGGAAAGAGAGGGCCGCGGTAGCTTATGAGAGGAGAAAACAGCTTACAAAGCTTAGATTGAAGGCAGAAAAGGCTGCTGGGGATAAGCTTGGTTCTCAGCTTGACATCCTTGCGCCATTGAAGTACTGA